One part of the Pristiophorus japonicus isolate sPriJap1 chromosome 21, sPriJap1.hap1, whole genome shotgun sequence genome encodes these proteins:
- the LOC139233662 gene encoding interferon beta-like, which yields MALASIWRCCIVLVLLPGTLSLGCERLQLQQVLNTGTLSKLNEMGGRIPRQRVRERLSLKTKPLNLVKLSEGLQSQDRIQIVHQTLRHLTKIYSMNLGSVTWPRDKVENFRLFLELDECDKKPGSDSRPSRNASIHTYFKKLRKFLKQKRFSNCAWEIIRAETRARLQQILFITAKIRREIQDFP from the exons ATGGCTTTGGCGAGTATTTGGAGATGTTGCATTGTGTTGGTCTTATTGCCCGGGACCCTGAGTCTGGGTTGTGAGAGGCTGCAGTTACAGCAAGTTCTCAACACTGGCACTCTGAGCAAACTGAATGAAATG GGCGGTCGCATCCCCCGACAGCGTGTAAGAGAGAGACTCTCGCTGAAAACCAAGCCCTTGAATCTGGTAAAACTTTCGGAGGGATTACAG AGCCAGGACAGGATCCAGATAGTCCATCAAACACTGCGTCACCTCACCAAGATCTACAGCATGAACCTGGGCTCAGTCACATGGCCCCGGGACAAGGTGGAAAACTTTCGTCTTTTCCTGGAGCTGGACGAATGTGACAAGAAACCGGGCTCAGACTCCAGGCCGAGTAGAAACGCCTCCATTCACACATACTTTAAAAAGCTGAGGAAGTTTCTCAAACAGAAG AGATTCAGTAACTGCGCCTGGGAAATAATCCGCGCTGAGACCAGGGCCCGTTTACAACAGATCCTTTTCATCACGGCAAAAATCAGAAGAGAAATTCAAGATTTTCCATAG